In the genome of Cryptomeria japonica chromosome 8, Sugi_1.0, whole genome shotgun sequence, one region contains:
- the LOC131063813 gene encoding beta-glucosidase 31 isoform X3 — MFDGSTGDVTADQYHHYKVISITTLCLIGSGLLIFHLMVSDSRLIPDGRGAINPKGLEYYNNLINGLILHGIQPHVTLFHFDLPQSLEDAYGGWLSPRIVAGDSTEEPYIAAHHVLLSHAEAVELYRENFQAKQKGFISLVILVMWYVPLTNSSKDIAATQRTLDFHNGWFIDPLFFGDYPSSMKKNVGSRLPNFTKEQSKKLKGSFDFVGLNHYGTSYVSDSSSQWIAAERDYMRDSSSKQTVMRDDVPIGKIKESAALRLFEIKESEAPCLFSHIYTLIL; from the exons ATGTTTGATGGAAGCACAGGGGATGTTACTGCAGATCAATACCACCATTATAAAGTAATCTCGATTACTACACTATGCTTAATTGGTTCTGGGCTGCTG ATTTTCCATCTCATGGTCTCGGACTCTCGACTAATACCTG ATGGAAGGGGTGCCATCAATCCAAAGGGATTAGAATACTACAATAATCTCATTAATGGACTCATTCTCCATG GTATTCAACCGCATGTTACCTTATTCCACTTCGATTTGCCCCAGAGCTTGGAAGATGCCTATGGAGGATGGCTCAGTCCCAGAATAGT TGCAGGAGATTCTACGGAGGAACCATATATTGCTGCTCATCATGTTTTGTTATCGCATGCTGAAGCAGTTGAACTCTACAGAGAAAATTTTCAG GCCAAGCAAAAGGGTTTTATCAGCTTGGTCATTCTGGTGATGTGGTATGTCCCATTGACAAACTCTTCCAAGGACATAGCTGCAACTCAGAGGACTCTTGATTTTCACAATGGGTG GTTCATAGATCCCCTTTTCTTTGGAGACTATCCTTCCAGCATGAAGAAGAATGTAGGCTCCAGGCTGCCCAATTTCACCAAAGAACAATCTAAAAAGCTAAAGGGATCTTTTGATTTCGTTGGGTTGAATCATTACGGTACTTCCTATGTTTCAGATTCATCTAGCCAGTGGATTGCTGCTGAAAGAGATTATATGAGAGATTCAAGCTCAAAGCAAACAG TAATGCGAGACGATGTCCCTATTGGTAAG ATCAAAGAAAGTGCAGCTCTTCGTTTATTCGAGATAAAAGAAAGTGAAGCTCCCTGTTTATTCAGCcacatttatacattgattttgtAA
- the LOC131063813 gene encoding beta-glucosidase 31 isoform X2 has translation MVMSSVFCVEGVAQLDGRKPCIWDTYTHSGKMFDGSTGDVTADQYHHYKVISITTLCLIGSGLLIFHLMVSDSRLIPDGRGAINPKGLEYYNNLINGLILHGIQPHVTLFHFDLPQSLEDAYGGWLSPRIVAGDSTEEPYIAAHHVLLSHAEAVELYRENFQAKQKGFISLVILVMWYVPLTNSSKDIAATQRTLDFHNGWFIDPLFFGDYPSSMKKNVGSRLPNFTKEQSKKLKGSFDFVGLNHYGTSYVSDSSSQWIAAERDYMRDSSSKQTDQRKCSSSFIRDKRK, from the exons ATGGTTATGTCCTCTGTATTTTGC GTTGAAGGCGTAGCACAACTTGATGGCCGTAAGCCTTGCATTTGGGATACTTATACGCATTCGG GGAAAATGTTTGATGGAAGCACAGGGGATGTTACTGCAGATCAATACCACCATTATAAAGTAATCTCGATTACTACACTATGCTTAATTGGTTCTGGGCTGCTG ATTTTCCATCTCATGGTCTCGGACTCTCGACTAATACCTG ATGGAAGGGGTGCCATCAATCCAAAGGGATTAGAATACTACAATAATCTCATTAATGGACTCATTCTCCATG GTATTCAACCGCATGTTACCTTATTCCACTTCGATTTGCCCCAGAGCTTGGAAGATGCCTATGGAGGATGGCTCAGTCCCAGAATAGT TGCAGGAGATTCTACGGAGGAACCATATATTGCTGCTCATCATGTTTTGTTATCGCATGCTGAAGCAGTTGAACTCTACAGAGAAAATTTTCAG GCCAAGCAAAAGGGTTTTATCAGCTTGGTCATTCTGGTGATGTGGTATGTCCCATTGACAAACTCTTCCAAGGACATAGCTGCAACTCAGAGGACTCTTGATTTTCACAATGGGTG GTTCATAGATCCCCTTTTCTTTGGAGACTATCCTTCCAGCATGAAGAAGAATGTAGGCTCCAGGCTGCCCAATTTCACCAAAGAACAATCTAAAAAGCTAAAGGGATCTTTTGATTTCGTTGGGTTGAATCATTACGGTACTTCCTATGTTTCAGATTCATCTAGCCAGTGGATTGCTGCTGAAAGAGATTATATGAGAGATTCAAGCTCAAAGCAAACAG ATCAAAGAAAGTGCAGCTCTTCGTTTATTCGAGATAAAAGAAAGTGA
- the LOC131063813 gene encoding beta-glucosidase 31 isoform X1, whose product MVMSSVFCVEGVAQLDGRKPCIWDTYTHSGKMFDGSTGDVTADQYHHYKVISITTLCLIGSGLLIFHLMVSDSRLIPDGRGAINPKGLEYYNNLINGLILHGIQPHVTLFHFDLPQSLEDAYGGWLSPRIVAGDSTEEPYIAAHHVLLSHAEAVELYRENFQAKQKGFISLVILVMWYVPLTNSSKDIAATQRTLDFHNGWFIDPLFFGDYPSSMKKNVGSRLPNFTKEQSKKLKGSFDFVGLNHYGTSYVSDSSSQWIAAERDYMRDSSSKQTVMRDDVPIGKIKESAALRLFEIKESEAPCLFSHIYTLIL is encoded by the exons ATGGTTATGTCCTCTGTATTTTGC GTTGAAGGCGTAGCACAACTTGATGGCCGTAAGCCTTGCATTTGGGATACTTATACGCATTCGG GGAAAATGTTTGATGGAAGCACAGGGGATGTTACTGCAGATCAATACCACCATTATAAAGTAATCTCGATTACTACACTATGCTTAATTGGTTCTGGGCTGCTG ATTTTCCATCTCATGGTCTCGGACTCTCGACTAATACCTG ATGGAAGGGGTGCCATCAATCCAAAGGGATTAGAATACTACAATAATCTCATTAATGGACTCATTCTCCATG GTATTCAACCGCATGTTACCTTATTCCACTTCGATTTGCCCCAGAGCTTGGAAGATGCCTATGGAGGATGGCTCAGTCCCAGAATAGT TGCAGGAGATTCTACGGAGGAACCATATATTGCTGCTCATCATGTTTTGTTATCGCATGCTGAAGCAGTTGAACTCTACAGAGAAAATTTTCAG GCCAAGCAAAAGGGTTTTATCAGCTTGGTCATTCTGGTGATGTGGTATGTCCCATTGACAAACTCTTCCAAGGACATAGCTGCAACTCAGAGGACTCTTGATTTTCACAATGGGTG GTTCATAGATCCCCTTTTCTTTGGAGACTATCCTTCCAGCATGAAGAAGAATGTAGGCTCCAGGCTGCCCAATTTCACCAAAGAACAATCTAAAAAGCTAAAGGGATCTTTTGATTTCGTTGGGTTGAATCATTACGGTACTTCCTATGTTTCAGATTCATCTAGCCAGTGGATTGCTGCTGAAAGAGATTATATGAGAGATTCAAGCTCAAAGCAAACAG TAATGCGAGACGATGTCCCTATTGGTAAG ATCAAAGAAAGTGCAGCTCTTCGTTTATTCGAGATAAAAGAAAGTGAAGCTCCCTGTTTATTCAGCcacatttatacattgattttgtAA